GGTGATCGCGTTCATCAACAAGTGGGACCGGCCCGGGCGGGAAGCGCTCGAGCTGATCGACGAGATCACCGAGCGGCTCGATCGGGAGCCGCAGCTGGTGACCTGGCCCGTCGGGATCGGGGGGCCGGAGTTCGGACTGCTCGACGTGGCCACCGGAACGGTGCACGTCTACCGCAAGGCACCCGGCGGCGCACAGCTCGCCGAGGACGACGAACTCGGGCCCGACGCGGCCGCCGACCGGTTCGGGGAGGACGACACCCGCGCTCGGGAAGAGGCGGGCCTCCTCCCGGAGCTGGATCCGCAGGCGCCCAAGACCGAGGTCATGCCGATCCTGTTCGGTGCCGCGCTCAGCAACATCGGAGTCCGCCAGCTCTTCGAGACCATCCATCGGTGGGCGCCCGCCCCCGGGGACCGGGACGCCCGCGACGGAGGCGAGCGGCAGGTCGACTCCCCGTTCTCCGGCTTCGTGTTCAAGATGCAGGCAGGCATGGACCCCAAGCACCGCGACCACGTCGCCTACGTGCGTGTCTGCTCAGGTGTGTTCGAGCGGGGCATGGTCCTCACCCACCAGCCCTCCAAGCGAGCCTTCGCCACCAAGCACGCGCTCTCGATCTTCGGCCGTGACCGGGAGGTGACCGACCGCGCCTACCCGGGGGACGTCGTCGGCCTGGTCAACGCCGCGAACCTCGCGGTCGGAGACACCCTCTACGACCCCGAAGGTCCTGCGGTGGAGTTCCCGCCGATGCCGGTCTTCGAGCCCGAGCACTTCGCCTCCGCGCGGGTGGCCGACCCGAGCGCGTCGAAGAAATTCCGCCGCGGGATGGACAAGCTGGTCCAGGAGGGCGTGGTGCAGCGCCTGGTCTCGGACCTGCGCGGAGACGGCAACCCGATCCTGGCCGCCGTCGGGCCGCTGCAGTTCGAGGTGGCCGCGGACCGGATGGAGCACGAGTTCGGGGCCCGGCTGGTGCTGGACACGCTCCCGTACTCCCTCGCCCGGAAGATCGACGAGGCCGGCGCGGCCCAGATCTCCGGGATGCACGGGGTGGAGATCGTCCGCCGCCACGACGGCGTCCGGTTGGCGCTGCTGCGCGACATCTACCTGGCCCGCTCGATCGGGCGCACCCACCCCGACGTCGTCCTCACGCCGCTGCTCGCCGACGCCTCCGTCTGATCGAGCGGTCGCGCTCCCGGCGACTTGCCGCATTCTGTCGGCTCGCGCCGGGCGCATGCGACAGATCGGGGCAACGCGCGGGCGTGCCTACAGCTGGATCGAGGATCCCTGCGGCAGCACCGGCTTGAGGGTGTAGCGCGAGTTCCCCCACGTCACGTACAGCAGCGG
Above is a window of Ruania suaedae DNA encoding:
- a CDS encoding peptide chain release factor 3, which codes for MTTQRTDDALSEAAHRRTIAVISHPDAGKSTLTEALALHAQVIGEAGAVHGKGNRSGVVSDWLEMERKRGISITSAALQFAWGDLTINLLDTPGHADFSEDTYRVLTAVDCAVMLIDSAKGLEPQTFKLFEVCKRRGVPVIAFINKWDRPGREALELIDEITERLDREPQLVTWPVGIGGPEFGLLDVATGTVHVYRKAPGGAQLAEDDELGPDAAADRFGEDDTRAREEAGLLPELDPQAPKTEVMPILFGAALSNIGVRQLFETIHRWAPAPGDRDARDGGERQVDSPFSGFVFKMQAGMDPKHRDHVAYVRVCSGVFERGMVLTHQPSKRAFATKHALSIFGRDREVTDRAYPGDVVGLVNAANLAVGDTLYDPEGPAVEFPPMPVFEPEHFASARVADPSASKKFRRGMDKLVQEGVVQRLVSDLRGDGNPILAAVGPLQFEVAADRMEHEFGARLVLDTLPYSLARKIDEAGAAQISGMHGVEIVRRHDGVRLALLRDIYLARSIGRTHPDVVLTPLLADASV